From a single Methylosinus sp. H3A genomic region:
- a CDS encoding TonB-dependent receptor gives MRSVGFASLAAAGVLAFGMAAAGPAAAQSAPAPAADPNTAVAQAAAAAASAQVDDVTVTARLREEKAQDVPLPVSVVGARTAEREHIERLGDFAQKVPNFVPSVTNPRTSAMAIRGISGISGGADGSESAVGLIVDNVFYTHVGFQWADFVDLQSFEVARGPQGTLLGKNTTVGAVIIHTQLPSFQPEASFETSFANRGRIIEKANISGPIIDDKLAYRVTFFLDKSDGAINDALTGADILNNNRWGVRGQLYYVGDNFTDRLIFDRLRSDEYNNYSGVIGNTFPVWANGAINTTYAQNLASRLHYPFLVNNPYSPVMSRLGNLDQRTTGVSNEINVQIGDNTLTSISAWREFILHPRNSLGNNFTQISGNAFDVKVDQYSQEVRLASPKDQTLEWQVGVYSLREAVSSYQHTDYGYQASQWLLNNFNADPGLLNGVSEHTDGKARTFSLAEFGQATWHIDEQWSLTAGLRDTFEIREGSDFGWASGAYTPAQFAAVQTAAGTTFFDTGGRKATRNSLSGLINPSYKYSDNILFYGSAARGEKSGAINTAALPVFDSKGNFKEWQPVVTKPEVSWDYELGVKTNWFDNKLILNGNLYWNDIYDFQSILVNTAIVDVTGVPLRKTYLGNIGHVRLRGFEFDGRWNPAERLWITFSAALTEARYINYKNAAPPPDWTWPASLNANGVAAPLSVDLSGQRITGGVAGNSPVAPYSFNIGVNYEQPLGRIFEGIGGFADVPVTAFTYGNIAWKYKTQLSQPGSTYSVFQSAYSVVNFGIGLKTDDERYSLHFWAKNLFDQRYVTTQTIGTATTTGSAPQTVTFGDNAFRAYGATFRVKLY, from the coding sequence TTGCGCAGCGTCGGTTTCGCGTCATTGGCGGCGGCCGGCGTTCTGGCCTTCGGAATGGCTGCCGCCGGCCCGGCCGCGGCGCAATCGGCGCCTGCGCCGGCCGCCGATCCCAATACGGCGGTCGCCCAGGCCGCCGCCGCGGCGGCGAGCGCGCAGGTCGACGATGTCACCGTGACCGCGCGACTGCGCGAGGAAAAAGCGCAGGACGTGCCTCTGCCGGTCAGCGTCGTCGGCGCGAGGACCGCAGAACGGGAGCATATCGAAAGATTGGGGGATTTCGCGCAGAAAGTGCCGAATTTCGTTCCCTCGGTCACCAATCCGCGCACCTCCGCCATGGCGATTCGCGGCATTTCGGGCATTTCCGGCGGCGCGGACGGTTCGGAATCGGCTGTCGGCCTCATCGTCGACAATGTGTTCTACACCCACGTCGGTTTTCAATGGGCCGACTTCGTCGATCTCCAGAGCTTCGAGGTGGCGCGCGGCCCGCAGGGCACGCTGCTCGGCAAGAATACGACGGTCGGCGCCGTCATCATCCATACGCAGCTGCCGTCCTTCCAGCCGGAGGCGAGCTTCGAGACCTCCTTCGCCAATCGCGGCCGCATCATCGAAAAGGCGAATATCAGCGGGCCGATCATCGACGACAAGCTCGCCTATCGCGTCACTTTCTTCCTCGACAAGAGCGACGGCGCGATCAATGACGCGCTCACCGGCGCCGATATCCTCAACAATAATCGCTGGGGCGTGCGCGGCCAGCTCTATTATGTCGGCGATAATTTCACCGACCGTCTGATCTTCGATCGTCTTCGCTCGGATGAATATAATAATTACAGCGGCGTCATCGGCAACACTTTCCCGGTCTGGGCCAATGGCGCGATCAACACGACCTATGCGCAAAATCTCGCATCGCGCCTGCATTATCCCTTTCTCGTCAACAACCCCTATTCGCCGGTCATGTCGCGTCTCGGCAATCTCGACCAGCGCACGACGGGCGTCTCGAACGAGATCAATGTGCAGATCGGCGACAATACGCTGACGTCGATCTCCGCCTGGCGCGAATTCATTTTGCATCCGCGCAATTCGCTCGGCAACAACTTCACTCAGATCAGCGGCAACGCCTTCGACGTGAAGGTCGATCAATATTCGCAGGAGGTTCGTCTCGCCTCGCCCAAGGATCAGACGCTCGAATGGCAAGTCGGCGTCTATTCGCTGCGCGAAGCCGTGTCGTCCTATCAGCATACCGATTACGGCTATCAGGCGTCGCAATGGTTGCTGAACAATTTCAACGCCGATCCGGGTTTGCTCAATGGCGTTTCCGAGCATACGGACGGCAAGGCGCGCACTTTCAGCCTCGCGGAATTCGGCCAGGCGACCTGGCATATAGACGAGCAATGGTCGCTGACCGCCGGCCTGCGCGATACTTTCGAGATCCGGGAAGGCTCGGATTTCGGCTGGGCGAGCGGCGCCTACACGCCGGCGCAGTTCGCCGCCGTTCAGACTGCCGCGGGCACCACCTTCTTCGACACGGGCGGACGCAAGGCGACGCGCAACTCGCTCTCCGGCCTCATCAATCCGTCCTATAAATACAGCGACAATATTCTGTTCTACGGATCGGCGGCGCGCGGCGAGAAGTCGGGCGCCATCAATACGGCGGCTCTGCCGGTCTTCGACAGCAAGGGCAATTTCAAGGAGTGGCAGCCAGTCGTCACCAAGCCGGAGGTGTCATGGGACTATGAGCTCGGCGTCAAGACCAATTGGTTCGACAATAAGCTCATCCTCAACGGCAATCTCTATTGGAACGACATCTACGACTTCCAGTCGATATTGGTGAACACCGCTATCGTCGATGTGACGGGCGTGCCGCTGCGCAAGACCTATCTCGGCAATATCGGCCATGTGCGTCTGCGCGGCTTCGAGTTCGACGGCCGCTGGAATCCTGCCGAGCGTTTGTGGATCACCTTCTCGGCCGCTCTGACCGAGGCGCGCTACATCAACTACAAGAACGCCGCGCCGCCGCCGGACTGGACCTGGCCGGCCTCGCTCAACGCGAATGGGGTCGCCGCGCCGCTCTCCGTCGATCTTTCTGGACAGCGCATCACCGGCGGCGTCGCCGGCAATAGCCCGGTCGCGCCCTATTCCTTCAACATCGGCGTGAATTACGAGCAACCGCTCGGCCGCATATTCGAAGGGATCGGCGGCTTCGCCGATGTGCCGGTGACGGCCTTCACCTACGGCAATATCGCCTGGAAATATAAGACGCAGCTCTCCCAGCCGGGCTCGACCTATTCGGTGTTCCAATCGGCCTATTCCGTCGTGAATTTCGGCATCGGGCTGAAGACCGACGACGAGCGCTACAGCCTGCATTTCTGGGCGAAGAATCTCTTCGACCAACGCTACGTGACCACCCAGACGATCGGCACGGCCACGACGACCGGCTCGGCTCCTCAGACGGTGACCTTCGGCGACAACGCCTTCCGCGCTTATGGGGCGACTTTCCGGGTGAAGCTCTACTGA